One genomic segment of Cellulophaga sp. HaHaR_3_176 includes these proteins:
- the murC gene encoding UDP-N-acetylmuramate--L-alanine ligase produces the protein MNIHFIAIGGSAMHNLALALNHKGYKITGSDDVIFEPSKTRLAEKGLLPDDFGWFPEKVTAELDAVILGMHAKANNPELLKAQELGLDIFSYPEFLYEQSKNKTRVVIGGSHGKTTITSMILHVLNYHGRDVDYMVGAQLDGFDRMVHLTEDNDFIILEGDEYLSSPIDRRPKFHLYKPNIALLSGIAWDHINVFPTFDNYVDQFQIFVDSIVKGGSITYNEEDENVKNVVEGSENAIRKLPYTTPEYSVENGQTLLETPEGPMPIEVFGKHNLSNLSGAKWICQNMGIDEDDFYEAIGTFKGASKRLEKIAEGKTCVAYKDFAHSPSKVAATTKAVKEQFPDRKLIACLELHTYSSFNPEFLKEYKGALDSADSPIVFYLPESVEIKKLAPVLAPQIAEAFKRDDLKIMTDAEAFRAYLYDQNLTDSVVLLMSSGNYGGLNLEDLKTHVEEY, from the coding sequence ATGAATATACATTTTATTGCCATAGGCGGAAGCGCAATGCACAACCTAGCTTTGGCATTAAACCATAAAGGATACAAAATAACAGGAAGTGATGATGTTATTTTTGAGCCGTCTAAAACAAGACTAGCAGAAAAGGGATTATTACCAGATGATTTTGGATGGTTTCCAGAAAAAGTAACAGCTGAATTAGATGCGGTTATACTTGGTATGCATGCAAAGGCTAATAACCCAGAGTTATTAAAAGCACAAGAACTTGGATTAGATATTTTTTCATATCCAGAATTTTTATACGAGCAATCAAAAAATAAAACACGTGTTGTAATTGGTGGTAGCCATGGTAAAACTACTATTACATCTATGATTTTACATGTGCTTAATTACCATGGTAGAGATGTGGATTATATGGTAGGAGCTCAGTTAGATGGTTTTGACCGAATGGTGCATTTAACAGAAGATAACGATTTTATAATTTTAGAAGGCGACGAATATTTGTCTTCTCCGATAGATAGAAGACCTAAGTTTCATCTTTACAAACCTAATATTGCTTTGTTAAGTGGTATCGCTTGGGATCATATAAACGTATTTCCAACTTTTGATAATTACGTTGACCAGTTTCAGATTTTTGTAGATAGTATTGTAAAGGGTGGTAGCATAACCTATAATGAAGAAGATGAAAATGTGAAAAATGTTGTTGAGGGATCTGAAAATGCAATTCGAAAATTACCATATACAACACCAGAGTATAGTGTTGAAAACGGTCAAACACTTTTAGAAACTCCAGAAGGGCCAATGCCAATTGAGGTTTTCGGAAAACATAACCTTAGTAATTTATCTGGTGCAAAATGGATCTGCCAAAATATGGGTATTGATGAAGATGATTTTTATGAGGCAATTGGAACATTTAAAGGAGCATCAAAACGATTAGAGAAAATCGCAGAAGGAAAAACATGTGTGGCTTATAAAGATTTTGCACATTCACCAAGTAAGGTTGCAGCAACTACAAAAGCTGTAAAAGAGCAATTTCCAGACAGAAAATTAATAGCTTGTTTAGAATTACACACGTATAGTAGTTTTAACCCTGAGTTTTTAAAAGAATATAAAGGAGCTTTAGATTCGGCAGATTCACCAATTGTTTTCTATTTACCAGAATCAGTAGAAATTAAAAAATTAGCTCCAGTTTTAGCACCCCAAATAGCAGAAGCTTTTAAAAGAGATGATTTAAAAATTATGACAGATGCGGAAGCATTTAGAGCATATTTATATGATCAAAACCTAACTGATTCGGTTGTTCTATTAATGAGTTCTGGTAATTATGGAGGTCTAAATTTAGAAGATTTAAAAACTCACGTTGAAGAATATTAG
- a CDS encoding DUF1569 domain-containing protein, giving the protein MKSIFDETTKLELIDRINLLTEESERQWGKMTVAQMVWHCQYPLKVAVENKNVGNGNLFVRLFLKKAMYNDKVWRQNLPTSPQLKTTENKNLKIEAEILKQLTIQTHKLKIRNKWNPHPLFGKLTKEEWGKMEYKHLDHHLTQFGV; this is encoded by the coding sequence ATGAAATCTATTTTTGATGAGACTACTAAACTTGAATTAATTGACCGTATTAATTTATTAACAGAGGAGTCAGAAAGGCAATGGGGTAAAATGACCGTCGCGCAAATGGTATGGCACTGCCAATATCCTTTAAAAGTTGCTGTAGAAAATAAAAATGTAGGTAATGGAAACTTATTCGTTCGTTTATTTTTAAAAAAAGCAATGTATAATGATAAGGTTTGGAGACAAAATCTACCAACTAGCCCCCAATTGAAAACCACTGAAAACAAAAATTTAAAAATTGAAGCTGAAATACTAAAACAGCTTACTATACAAACCCATAAATTAAAAATAAGAAATAAATGGAATCCACATCCATTGTTTGGAAAACTTACAAAAGAAGAATGGGGTAAAATGGAATACAAACATTTAGACCATCATTTAACTCAATTTGGAGTATAA
- a CDS encoding SDR family oxidoreductase, translating to MKILLKDKRALVGGSSDGIGKAIAIQLAESGASVTLVSRSENKLKNIIATLPTNASQKHSYIVVDYLNFADYKTKIITYFNSNTIDILVNNTQGPQAGTALEKGLDDYQNAFDLLFKTTVFTTELALKNMISNKWGRVINVASVSVKEPLPYLALSNTIRAAVVTWGKSLASDVGEHNITINSILTGYFDTERITQLNATKAKQLQISEEEVRNQMEEKVSLKRIGNPIEYGYLVAFLASDNAAYITGTAIPIDGGLLKSL from the coding sequence ATGAAAATTTTATTAAAAGATAAACGAGCTTTAGTTGGTGGCAGTAGCGATGGTATAGGTAAAGCAATTGCCATACAATTAGCAGAAAGCGGTGCTAGTGTTACCTTAGTTTCTAGATCAGAAAACAAACTAAAAAACATAATAGCAACATTACCTACTAATGCCAGTCAGAAACACAGTTATATCGTTGTTGATTATTTAAACTTTGCAGACTATAAAACTAAAATAATAACATATTTTAACTCTAATACTATAGATATATTAGTAAATAACACACAAGGTCCACAAGCAGGTACTGCATTAGAAAAAGGTCTTGATGATTATCAAAATGCATTTGATCTTCTGTTTAAAACCACTGTATTTACAACAGAACTTGCTTTAAAAAATATGATTTCTAATAAATGGGGACGCGTTATTAATGTTGCTTCCGTTTCTGTAAAAGAGCCTCTACCTTATTTAGCACTTTCAAATACTATTAGGGCTGCTGTCGTTACGTGGGGAAAATCTTTAGCTTCTGATGTTGGAGAGCATAATATTACTATAAATAGTATTTTAACTGGATATTTTGACACAGAGCGCATTACACAACTAAACGCTACAAAAGCAAAACAATTACAAATTTCTGAAGAAGAAGTACGCAACCAAATGGAAGAAAAAGTATCTCTAAAGCGTATTGGTAACCCTATAGAGTATGGTTATTTGGTTGCCTTTTTAGCTTCTGACAACGCTGCTTATATTACCGGCACTGCCATACCTATTGATGGTGGATTATTAAAATCGCTATAA
- the radC gene encoding DNA repair protein RadC, producing MQEHSNSFSIKDWSDDDKPREKLIIKGRSALSDAELIAILIGSGSRNESAVDLSKKILASVNNNLNDLGTLSIKKLMQFKGIGEAKAVSIAAALEIGRRRRGGDVQKITKITSSKSVFDLLQPKLGELPHEEFWIVYLNNSNKVLQQSQQSKGSITGTLVDVRLIMKEALECGAVAMILSHNHPSGTLKPSEADKQITQKIKKAAEGLDIKVLDHVIITQSDYFSFADENIL from the coding sequence ATGCAAGAACATTCAAACTCCTTTTCAATTAAAGATTGGTCAGATGATGATAAGCCAAGAGAGAAGCTAATTATAAAAGGAAGATCAGCCTTATCAGATGCAGAGCTTATTGCTATATTAATTGGTTCAGGGAGTAGAAATGAAAGTGCAGTTGATTTATCTAAAAAAATATTAGCATCAGTAAATAATAATCTAAACGATTTAGGCACACTTTCTATTAAAAAACTAATGCAGTTTAAAGGTATTGGAGAAGCTAAGGCTGTGAGTATTGCAGCAGCTTTAGAAATAGGAAGAAGACGTAGAGGAGGAGATGTTCAGAAAATTACAAAGATAACCAGTAGTAAAAGTGTTTTTGATTTACTACAACCTAAATTGGGAGAGTTACCGCATGAAGAGTTTTGGATTGTATATTTGAATAACTCAAATAAAGTATTACAACAATCACAACAAAGTAAAGGCTCTATAACAGGTACTTTAGTTGATGTTCGTTTAATAATGAAAGAAGCTTTGGAGTGTGGAGCCGTTGCAATGATTTTATCTCACAATCACCCATCAGGTACATTAAAGCCAAGTGAGGCTGATAAACAAATAACACAGAAGATAAAAAAGGCGGCTGAAGGGTTAGATATAAAAGTTTTAGATCATGTGATTATTACCCAGTCAGATTACTTTAGCTTTGCAGATGAAAATATTCTTTAA
- a CDS encoding polysaccharide deacetylase family protein: MLLIYTHKITPRFSFVMKQIFERILGLEIQFTAKVEDFIKHSGAKITYTKLPLQNEFFIRSNDLLFEQGINEIEIKISEWEGVPCFFNAGDRSTIPFDIFSASFYLLSRYEEYVPHVKDTHGRFPPMESLAYKKGFLEKPLVDIWAHKLLEQLKEKFPDLESKKNSYNYTSVIDVTSSHCFANRGIVRGLSGLVLDITSLKLKRVFKRIEVWFNSEKDPYNNFSWLIENHKKFKIKSMFFFQFADYSTFDKNVSIYNNNFKYLIKSVSDYSIVSLCASYSSFQDISILKKEKKNLSNVINRSVSSSRLRYNRVDVPSTYRNLVEAEFTDDYTMGYTHEIGFRASTCTPYYFYDINLELQQPVKVHPFAIHDYAFLKLKNNQEIEEKVAKVYNEVKKVNGSFVTVFSNELFGEKSKISWKKLYQHILKNYNV; this comes from the coding sequence ATGCTATTAATTTACACCCATAAAATAACGCCTAGATTTAGTTTTGTAATGAAACAGATTTTTGAGCGTATTTTGGGTTTAGAAATTCAATTTACGGCTAAAGTTGAAGACTTTATAAAGCATTCTGGTGCAAAAATCACATATACCAAGTTACCGTTACAGAATGAGTTTTTTATACGAAGCAATGATCTTTTGTTTGAGCAGGGTATAAATGAAATAGAGATAAAGATTAGCGAATGGGAAGGGGTTCCATGTTTTTTTAATGCAGGTGACAGAAGTACTATACCTTTTGATATATTTTCGGCAAGCTTTTATTTGCTGAGTAGGTATGAAGAATATGTGCCACATGTAAAAGACACACATGGTCGTTTTCCGCCAATGGAAAGTTTGGCATATAAAAAAGGTTTTTTAGAGAAGCCTTTAGTTGATATTTGGGCACACAAACTCTTAGAACAACTTAAAGAAAAATTTCCTGATTTAGAATCAAAAAAGAATAGTTACAACTATACATCAGTGATAGATGTGACGTCGTCTCATTGCTTTGCAAATAGGGGTATTGTTAGGGGTTTGTCAGGTTTAGTGTTAGATATAACATCATTAAAACTTAAAAGAGTATTTAAAAGAATAGAAGTTTGGTTTAATTCAGAAAAAGATCCTTACAATAATTTTAGTTGGTTGATAGAAAATCATAAAAAATTTAAAATTAAGAGTATGTTCTTTTTTCAATTTGCAGATTACTCAACATTTGATAAAAATGTTTCTATCTATAATAATAACTTTAAATACTTAATTAAGTCGGTATCTGATTACAGTATTGTTTCTTTATGCGCATCATATAGTTCTTTTCAGGATATATCAATTTTGAAAAAAGAAAAAAAGAATCTTTCAAATGTTATTAATAGATCGGTAAGTTCTTCAAGATTAAGATATAACAGAGTAGATGTCCCTTCAACATACCGAAATTTAGTAGAAGCAGAATTTACAGACGACTATACAATGGGTTACACCCATGAAATAGGTTTTAGAGCGAGTACATGCACGCCGTATTACTTTTATGATATAAATTTGGAATTGCAACAACCTGTTAAGGTACATCCATTTGCAATTCATGATTACGCTTTTTTAAAATTAAAGAATAATCAAGAAATTGAAGAGAAAGTAGCAAAGGTATATAACGAAGTTAAAAAAGTAAATGGTAGTTTTGTAACTGTTTTTTCTAATGAATTATTTGGAGAGAAATCTAAAATATCATGGAAAAAACTTTACCAACATATTTTGAAAAATTATAATGTATAA
- a CDS encoding cupin domain-containing protein, with protein MDIKLSEVSTKEIIPGYHGKLIHTKNMSLAFWEVEEGAIVPEHSHVNEQVMQVLEGSFEFTLNNKTKIYKPGELVVIGSYIPHSGKALTACKLMDVFSPTREEYK; from the coding sequence ATGGACATTAAATTATCAGAAGTATCTACTAAAGAAATAATACCTGGTTACCACGGTAAGCTTATACACACTAAAAATATGAGTTTAGCTTTTTGGGAAGTTGAAGAAGGCGCTATTGTTCCTGAACATTCTCATGTAAATGAGCAAGTAATGCAAGTTTTAGAAGGTTCTTTTGAGTTTACTTTAAATAACAAAACCAAAATTTACAAACCAGGTGAATTAGTAGTTATAGGTTCTTATATTCCACATAGTGGCAAAGCACTTACAGCTTGCAAATTAATGGATGTTTTTAGTCCAACTAGAGAAGAATATAAATAA